Part of the Opisthocomus hoazin isolate bOpiHoa1 chromosome 5, bOpiHoa1.hap1, whole genome shotgun sequence genome, TGGCCACGCTGGATCCGCACAGGCAGCACTCGTTCATGTCCCCGGCCACTTGGCACCCCAGGCAGGGGAAGCAGAAGGCTCCGCAAATACCTGTGGGACAGTGAGACATGGGCTCGGCTGAGGGgtgcaaggaaagagaaaagggggGAAAGCGGGCTGGGGATGCAGCTGTGGGAGCCATGGCTCTTAACCTCAgagaggagctgctctgctgctggtacCCACAAGAGTGGGGTTTGCAGCAGGGGCGATGCTGCAGAAGGAGCGGGGAAAACACCAGAAACACATTGTGAGCTGACACCAGGAATGAGGGGTATGTATGTACTCACACACGCCGCAGTCAGAGCAGCAGTCCATCAGCCCCGACTGCCACTCGCCTACCCGTGGGGCAGTCATAAACTGGGGCTGGACTGTAATGACTTGCTGAGAGGCCATTGCCAGCACAGGGTCGCGTCCCTCTGGGCAGTTTGTGGTCTGGAAGGAAAAACCATTAGAGAAAGATGCTGCAGGTGTTTCTGAAGAGGGTGTCTTGTTCAGGCTCCTGTGTTTGAAGACGGAGAGGGCAGCACAGGTCCCTAAGGGGTCCCCACTACCAGGGCAACACCACCCCCACTGCAGAGTGGGGGGCACAACTCTGCCAGGAGCTGCCACTGTCCTTTTCGCAGCAAAGCCCTCTCCAAAACCAACCCCACACCAAAGGCAGCAGCACCTTTTCCCCCTGCCTATGCAAGCAAAACAGAGGTCCTTCTGCTTCAGAGCCTCAGTGCTTCAACGCTTCATTCCTTTCTTCTCATCCCCAATTAATCTTTCATTATTATCtgcttaaaattgtattttttttatgttcaCAGTGTCCCAAAGCTACTATTACTTGGTCCTAGATTTACAGAGCTCTCAGTAGTCACCTTAATCTTTGCATTTTTCCCTGAGAATCTCAGCCTGTTtgcctctccctttcccttccttcttcacctGCTTTCTTCGCAGGCTTCAAGGTAGTGGGTTTTCCTTGTCCCTTTCCAT contains:
- the LOC104331589 gene encoding placenta-specific gene 8 protein, coding for MASQQVITVQPQFMTAPRVGEWQSGLMDCCSDCGVCICGAFCFPCLGCQVAGDMNECCLCGSSVAMRTLYRTRYNIPGSILSDWISFMFCPMCALCQLKRDINRRKEMGIFW